CGACACCAGGGGCCTGCCGAAGCGCGCCAGCGCAGTGCCCTGTCGAGCGACCCGCTCCTCTCTGGCATCCAGCATCTGCTCGATGCCGACGGGGGGGCCACCGACGATCGCGACGAGCGCACGCATGATCAGTTCTTCACCTGCCGCACGACGTCGATCACACTGCCGTCGCGATAGCGGATGATCCCGACGATGCGATCCGTGAACTCGAGGGGCTCCGGCTCGCCGGTCAGGGCGACCGCCTTCTCGTACAGCTCCTTGATCGTCATGACGGGCAGCCGAGCGTCGCGCAGGCGCTTCTCGACCTCCGGCCGCGCCGGGTTCACGGCGATGCCGTGGTCGGTCACCAGCACGTCGACCGATTCCCCGGGCGTCAGCAAGGTCGTCACGCGGCGCACGACCGTCGGGATGCGGCTCCGCACCAACGGCGCCACGATGATGGTCAGGTCGGCCGCTGCCGCCACGTCGCTATGTCCGCCCGATGCGCCGCGCATGACCCCGTCGGAGCCGGTGATCACGTTGACGTTGAAGTCGAGGTCGATCTCCAGCGCGCTCTCGATCACGACGTTCACCCGATCGACGCAAGCGCCCCTCGAAGTGGGATTCGCATACTCGTTGGCCGAGATCTCGAGGTGGGCGCTCGAAGTGCGCAGCGATTCCGCTGCGTCGCGATCGAACGACTGCACGTCGACGATCGCCTCGATCAGCCCCTTCTTGTGCAGATCGGCGATGCTGCCAGTGATGCCGCCCAGGGCGAAGCTCGCCTTGATGCCCTTGCGCGTCATGCGCTCCTCGAGGAACCGGGTGGCGGCCGTGGACGACGCGCCCGAGCCCGTCTGCATGGAGAAGCCGCTCTCGAAATAGCCGGCGTGCTCGATGACGTCCGCGGCGCGCCGCGCGATCAGCAGCTCTCGCGGATTGCTGGTCACGCGCGCCGCGCCGACGCTGATCAAGGTGGGGTCGCCCACCTGATCCAGCTTGACGATCCAATCGACGCGGTCCTGCGAGATGCTGACCGGGTGATTCGGGAAGTCCACGAGCTCTTCGGTCAGCAGCACGACCCGGCGGGCGTACTGGGCATCGACTTTCGCATAGCCGAGCGAGCCGCAGCTGAGCTTGCCGTGCGAGCCGTTCGCGTTGCCGAACTCGTCACAACAGGAGACGCCGAGGAAGGCGACGTCGATTTTCAGCTCCCCCGTCTGGAGCAGGTGAACCCGGCCTCCGTGCGAGTGAATCTGGACGGGTCGCTTCATCAGGCCGTTCGAGACCGCTTCCGCGAGCTTGCCACGCAGGCCGGACGTATAGATCTGCGCGACGACCCCGCTCCGAATGTGCTCGACGAGCGGATCGTGACAGTTCAGCAGCGAGCTCGAGGCGAGCGTCAGGTTCTTGAAGCCGAGACGCGCCAGGGTATCGACGACCTGGTTGACCACCTTGTCGCCCTCGCGGAAGGCGTGATGGAAGGAGATGGTCATTCCATTCTCGAGCCCCGAGCGCCGGATAGCCTCCTCGAGCGATCCACAGAGCTTGCGGTGCAGCTTGGTGTCCTGGCTCTCGAGATAGGGCGTCGACGCGTTCGCTCCAGCGAACGGCCGCAGCGGGCCGAGCGCGGGATCCTGCGTCTTCAGTCGTACGAGGGTCTCGTTCGTGTTCATGACCAGCTTCCTTTGTTTCGACCGTGGTCCCTGTCAGGAGGCCTCGGCGATCTGCAAAGTCATTTCCGCCTCGTCGATCACCGGCGGATCGATCATCTTGCCGTCGAGCGACACGACTCCGAGTCCAT
This sequence is a window from Candidatus Eisenbacteria bacterium. Protein-coding genes within it:
- the citF gene encoding citrate lyase subunit alpha, with the protein product MNTNETLVRLKTQDPALGPLRPFAGANASTPYLESQDTKLHRKLCGSLEEAIRRSGLENGMTISFHHAFREGDKVVNQVVDTLARLGFKNLTLASSSLLNCHDPLVEHIRSGVVAQIYTSGLRGKLAEAVSNGLMKRPVQIHSHGGRVHLLQTGELKIDVAFLGVSCCDEFGNANGSHGKLSCGSLGYAKVDAQYARRVVLLTEELVDFPNHPVSISQDRVDWIVKLDQVGDPTLISVGAARVTSNPRELLIARRAADVIEHAGYFESGFSMQTGSGASSTAATRFLEERMTRKGIKASFALGGITGSIADLHKKGLIEAIVDVQSFDRDAAESLRTSSAHLEISANEYANPTSRGACVDRVNVVIESALEIDLDFNVNVITGSDGVMRGASGGHSDVAAAADLTIIVAPLVRSRIPTVVRRVTTLLTPGESVDVLVTDHGIAVNPARPEVEKRLRDARLPVMTIKELYEKAVALTGEPEPLEFTDRIVGIIRYRDGSVIDVVRQVKN